One Eretmochelys imbricata isolate rEreImb1 chromosome 22, rEreImb1.hap1, whole genome shotgun sequence DNA window includes the following coding sequences:
- the FEZ1 gene encoding fasciculation and elongation protein zeta-1 — translation MEAPLVSLDEEFEDLRPCYADEREEKPHCFYSSSPQHLEDPSLSELENFSSEIISFKSMEDLVNEFDEKLNVCFRNYNAKTENLAPVKNHLQIQEEEEHLQDEE, via the coding sequence ATGGAAGCTCCACTGGTGAGTCTGGATGAGGAGTTTGAGGATCTGAGACCCTGCTATGCtgatgagagagaagaaaaaccgCATTGTTTTTATAGCTCATCCCCTCAGCATCTGGAAGATCCCTCCCTTTCTGAGCTTGAGAACTTCTCCTCTGAAATTATCAGCTTCAAGTCCATGGAAGACTTGGTGAATGAATTTGACGAGAAGCTGAATGTCTGCTTTCGGAATTACAATGCCAAAACCGAGAACCTTGCTCCTGTAAAAAATCATCTCCAGATACAAGAGGAGGAAGAGCATCTTCAGGATGAGGAGTAA